A region of the Planctomycetota bacterium genome:
ATATGCCTCTTATTTTATATTTTTTATTTATTTATTTGACAAATCCGGCTAAAATAGTATAAAGTAAAAGATTACGTTATGAAGGGAGGAGTTTAAAGAAAGGAGGTAAAACAATTACTATTTAAACCGGCTTCCTTTATAAAAGGTTACTTACCAAAAACAGGAGAACAACTATAAAAAGGAGAAGGTTACATGGAACTTGCAGACAAAACATTGAAATGCGGTCTTTGTGGAAACGACTTTGTTTTCACGGCGGATGAACAGAAGTTTTTCCAGGAAAAAGGATTTCAGAATGAGCCGAAACGTTGCCTGGCTTGCCGTAAGGTAAAGAGACAGGAAAGGCGCAGGAGTTTCGGCGGCCGTGAAGGAAAATTCACGAAAACCGAAGTAACATGCGCGACATGCGGTAAAACGACAGAAGTCCCTTTTAAACCTGTACAAAATAGACCCGTTTATTGCAACGAATGCTTTGCCAAGATGAAAGCCGAAGGCACAGGCAATCAATAAATAAACGGCATTAAAAATAAAAACTATGGCTGGTATCAGAGTAAAAGTTGAAGGATCAATAGATAGGGCACTCAGGCAGTTTAAGAAAAAGTGCATCGATTCCGGGCTGTTGATGGAGCTTAAACGGCGCGCCTATTACGAAAAGCCAAGCGAAGAGCGCCGGAGGCTGCAGAAGAAAAAAGAACGGACTATCAAAGGGCCGAAGCTCTTTCTGAAGAATAAATTTTCTTTTGACCGCCCCAAAAGTTTTAGCAGGTAAAACAAAACCGCGTCCCGGTGTCATGTTGGGACGCGGTTAAAACTACTCGGATTCCGGTCTTTTTACACTGTCACCAATCTGAAACAAGCTGATGTCTTGGGCGGGAATACTCTGTGCGGTGGACCAGTCTTCCTCCACCCCATCCACTTCTATTTTCCCTATTGACTTTCTACCGCGGTAGATTTCCAGTTTCATTCCCTGATAAACCATATCTTTCCGCCCTATGGAAATGATTACTATGTTATTCTCCTTATTAACGGACCTGATTTCCCCTGAAATGCTTTTAATGGACGATGGCGATTCCTTGGGTTTTACTTTTAAAGGTTCGTTTTCCAGGTTATTTAATTCGGTTTCCAGCTCTTTGAGTTTTCCGCCTAATTCCTCCAACTCTGTTTTGATTTCGGCGTTTATCCGCAACTCTTCCTTTAGTTGAAGTTTTAGCCTGTCGCGTTCGTCAGTAAGCGCTTTTATCTCTTCCTCGTAATTCCCTTTAATGCGCTTTTCAGTCCTATTTAAATCCTGGCTCGAATTACGGCACCCGATAACCAAGCAGCAAACCGTTAAAAGAATCAAATCCAGTAAATTCATTTTCAACATACCCAGCCTTTTATCTATCAATAAACAATTCCGACTCGAAGTTCTGGAAATAAAAAGCGCCCTGAAATCCCAAGATATTTCTTATCGCGTTTTCCAGGGTGAATTCACCTTTCTTTACAGGATTACCCTTGAAATCATACTGGTAAGTGGAGCCGTTCTCCATAAAAAATCCGGACAGGCGCAGCGAAGCATCCATGATATAACATATCTTTTTAGGGGTTGGGTTGCCGGAAAAAACTATCGTGCTTTCTTCCAGGTAGCCGATAATTTCATGCTGCTTGGAATCAGCCAAGCGGATTTCCTTGCAAACCACATCGCGCTCCTCGTGCTTAATTTCCTTTTTCGAATAAGTCCTTTGCGGCTGGGTAATACAGGAAATATTTGCCAGTAAAACCATGGTAACAAACGCTAATAATATATTTTTCATGGTTATAATTCCTTTATCTCGTAAGCCCTTGAACCCACCCCTTTTCCTTCACCGTATTCCAGTTGGACATTGTAATCAAGATTCGGCCAGTGTTTCTTGAACACATCCTCGCCGGCATCCTTATTAACCAAATCTATGGTCGCCTGGTCTATGGCAATCGGGTCAAGTGACGCCAAAAGTCCCAAATCCTTGGCCATCGGCTCCCCGGTATTCGCCCCCATGCAATCGCATTGCTTGGTTATATAGAGAGCCGCATTCATGAATCCGGATTTTTTGCCTTTTAAAATCTCCGCCACGTAATCGACCATTTTCTTCTGGACATTTATGGATGATTCATCCCATGATATTTTAATCGCCCCTTCGGGGCAAACGCTGAAGCATTCGCCGCAGCCGACGCATTTGGCCGAATCTATTTTCATTTTGTCGTTCTTCATAAGTATGGCATCCGAAGGGCACCACCCGGCGCAGGTCCCGCAGCCGGAGCATTTTTCTGTAATAGTCTGCGGCTGCATCCCGGAATGCTGGGCGAGTTTTCCCCCGCGGCTGGCAAAGCCCATGCCTAAATTCTTCAAGGCGCCTCCGTAACCGGTTAAAAGATGCCCGGTCGGGTGCCCCATCCCGATAATCACGTCGAGGAAAGGAACGAGCCCGGCCAGATGGACATAGGTCAAAAACAAGCTCTTTGCCTTTACCGATACCTGATGCTCTCCCTTTAAGCCATCGGCCATGATTATCGGGCATCCGGTATTTTCCGGAGTGAAGCCGTGCTCGTATGCCATCTGGAAATGATCGACCGCGTTATTACGTCTCCCAGCATACAAAGTGGAAGTATCGGTAAGGAACGGTTTCCCTTTTTTCCCCTTAATTGCTTCGGTAACGGGCTTGACAAAATAAGGCTTGATATACCCTTTCCCGCCTTCTTCCCCGAAATGTATTTTTATGGCGGTAAAATCATCTTTCTTGATTAGCTTGCCGAAGCCTGCTTTATCCCACAGGAGACTGGTTTTCTTGGCAAGAGTTTCCCTGGGTTCGTTTTCCCTTGCCCGCACGAAATAAACAATGCTTCGCATCCTGCTTAACCCCCTGCGTTTTTTGCTACCAGGTTGCTTGCCCGGATAAGCGAATCGAACGTGCCCGCATCCGTCCACCAGCCGTCGAGGATATCATACCGCAGTTCTCCGCGTTTTAGATACGCGTTATTGACATCGCTTATTTCCAGTTCTCCGCGGCCTGAAGGTTTTAACGTTTTTACAATATCAAAAACCCGTTCGTCATACATATAAATGCCGATGACCGCGTAATTGGATTTAGGCGATTTGGGTTTTTCTTCTATTTTAATTATTTTCTTGTTCTTAAAAACAGGCACCCCGAACCGTTGCGGATCAGGCACTTCCTTAAGTATGATACGCGCTCCTTTTTTCTGGTGCTTAAAGCTCGTGACAAAAGGCTTGATGGACGATTCTATCAGGTTATCGCCTAATATAACCACGATTTTACCACAATCCGCGAAATGTTCCGCCAATGCCAATGCCGCGGCGATTCCGCCTTCGCCTTTCTGGTAAGCGTAATTTAAGCCTTTAAGCCCGAATTCCTTCCCGTTTTCCAGGAGCTTCAGGAAATCCCCGGCATTATTTCCTCCCGTAACTATCATAATATCTTTTATCCCGGCTTCCACCAGTGTTTTTATCGGGTAATATATCATCGGTTGCTTGTAAACGGGAAGCAGGTGCTTATTGGTAACCTTGGTCAAGGGGTAAAGCCTGGTACCTAATCCGCCTGCCAGAATGATGCCTTTCATAAATCACCTTTCTAAAATATTTATATAGACGTTTCTGCTGCGCGGGCCGTCAAACTCGCAGAAGAAAATCCCCTGCCAGGTTCCCAGAGCCAGTCGCCCCTCCTCAACCGGGATAAACTGCGAAGTTCCCGTCAAACTCGATTTAACATGGGCATCAGAATTGCCTTCCGAATGGCGGTAATTGCCGGATTCCGGGATTAACCGGTTCAGTGTGTTTATAATATCTTCCCGGACGCTCGGGTCGGCGTTTTCGTTAATCGTCACGCCAGCCGTTGTATGCGGAATATATACATGTGCCAATCCGTTTTTTATCTTGGTTTTAGCCAGCGCCTTTTGGATTTCTCCGGTAATATCAATCATTTCTGTCCGCGCCCTGCTTTTAACACTTATCGTTTCCATTTTATCAGCCACAGATTTCTCAGATTTATCTGACAACTATAAACTAAAAACTAACAACTACTCTATTTCCCCTTCGGTCGGGCTGCTTGCGCTTGCCGTTAAATACTTCTTTTCTATCCGGCCGGCGGAATATGCCAGATGCCCTGCCTCGCAGGCGAGTTTCATGGCGCGCGCCATCCTGACCGGATCTTTGGCTAAGGCGATTCCGGTATTAAGGAGCACCCCGTCCGCGCCCAGTTCCATGGCAACCGCGACATCGGAGGCCGTCCCGACCCCGGCATCCACAATCACCGGCACTTTCAGGCGGTTAATAATAATCCGGATATTATGTGGATTAACGATGCCAAGCCCCGAACCGATGGGAGCCCCTAAAGGCATGACGCACGATGCACCGGCATCCTCAAGCCTTAAGGCAGTAATCAAATCATCCGAGCTGTAAGGCAGGACGGTAAATCCTTCCTTGACAAGTATCTTGGTCGCTTCTATCAACCCCGATAAATCGGGATAAAGCGTCTGCTGGTCGCCGATGACCTCGAGCTTGACCATATCGGAAAGCCCCACCTCGCGCCCCAGCCGCGCAGTCCTGACCGCCTCATCAACCGTATAACAACCGGCGGTATTCGGCAGAATAACGTATTTCTTTTTATCTATGTAATCAAGCAGGGATTCTTTGGATTTATCATTAAGGTTAACGCGCCTGACGGCAACAGTAACACATTCAGTTCCGGATGCCTCAAGCGCCTCGGCCATCAACTTGAACGTGGCGTATTTCCCGGTGCCGACAAACAGGCGGTTCTTGAATTCGTATTTGCCTATCTTTAAAATATTGTGTTTCATATAAAATCTATTCTATGAGTGATAATCTCTTGCGTCAAGAAAATTTCGTTGCCACTAAGACACGAAGACACTAAGAATATATTTTTCTCCTATTTGTGCCTTAGCGCCTTTGTGGCTATTTATCAACATAAAAAGTATTTAATAACCCTATCAACTATTTCACCCTTATCAACACCCTCCGAAATATCTATCCATTCGACATCCTTAAACGACCTGAACCAGGTCATCTGTTTCTTAGCGAGCGCGTGCGTGCGTTTCTTGGTCAGCTCTTTTGTTTCCTCCAGAGAGATTTCGCCCTTAAGATGTTGCACAACTTCCTGATAAGCAATTCCCTGGATGGACTGTTCTCCGAGCATCTTTTTAGTCCATAATTCCTTAACCTCTTCTATCAATCCGTCTTTAAACATCTTATCCACTCTTTGGTCAATCCGCTTAAGGAGTGTTTGTTTTTCCCATCTCAAACCGACCAAGATTGCCGGATACTGCTCTTTTTTATCCTGCCCGGGTGCCCAGTGCGTCTGGAACGAGGACATGGGTTTTCCGGTTATTTCATATACCTCCAGGGCGCGGACGATTCGCTTGCGGTCGTTTTCGTGGACACTTTTCACGCGTTTCGGGTCAACTTTCTTAAGGCACTCGTAAAGAAAAGTCAAGCCTTTGTTATTGGCCTCTTCTTCCAGTTTTAGCCGTATCGCTTTATCTGCCGGAGGGCCCTCGAATATTCCGTATAAAAGGCATTGCAGGTATAACGGCGTTCCCACAACCAGAATAGGTTGTTTATCCTTTTTCCTTATATCCTTAATGGCTCCCTGGCAATCCATTAAAAACCGTGCTGTATCGTAGGAGTCTTGGGGAGAAACAATATCCACGAGGTGATAATGATATTTCTTTATCTCAAGCTGTGTCGGTTTAGCCGTGCCGATATCCATCCCTCGGTAGATTTTCATCGAATCCAGCGAGACGATTTCTGCACCGACGTAGGTCGGGGCATCCCCGCAGATTCGGGTGGAGGGGGCGCGTTGCTCCGAATTAATCTTATCGGCAATTACTTGGGTGATTTCCTTCTTGCCGGAAGCCGTCGGCGCTAAGATGCAAAAAAGCCTGTTCTTCTTCATAAGGGAAAGATTATAACATCAATCCCCTGCGGAGTCAATCTATGGAAACAAAAACACCCCGTTCCATTTTATTCCCCGACGTTACGTCGGGGTTAATAGGGAGTCCCTGCCGGTAGGCAGGGGGCGAATCACACCAATGAAACGAATAGGACGAATAAATCTAAGGTGTAGTTTCTTATTCGTGTGATTTGTTTTATTAGTGGCATTCGTGATTAAAAACCCTTAATTAACTAATTAACTGATAAACTGAGGTTTTTAATCATTGACTATTTATAAGGAAAAAGTAGAATAAAGTTGGTTAAGGAGTTTTTCTAAGTCTCGCATATTATGATAAAATCAAATATTTTATTATTTTTAACGGTGTTCATAGTATTTCTTATCCCCGGTAATTATTGTGTCACCGAAGAAAAGGCGGATAAAGAACAACAGGCGGAAATCGAAAAGCTGATTAGCCAGCTTGGGAATGACGATTATAACACACGGGAAGAGGCGCAAAAGAAACTGGAAGATATCGGAATACCTGCCGAACCGGCGGTAAAAGAAGCGACTAAAAATTGGGATAAAGAAGTCAGCATCCGTGCTAAACACATTCTTGAAGTAATCGAGATCAAGAAACGGTGGAAATTTTCGCAAACGTTCCTGAAAGAATACCCTAAAATTTACGGGGATTTATTAAGATTTAATACCGATGAGAAGTTTGATTTTATTATGAGGATAAGGAAAAGCGATGATAAGGGGGAATGGAAGGGGAAAGATATTATAACGACTCAGGATTTAGCTTATTTGATTGGTGAAGTTTTATCTCAGCCGGAAAAACTAGATTCTAATCAAAAAGAAAAGCTGGTTGATATATGTATGGGAGCAGTAGGCAATGAAATGTTTTATAAATATCCTGTTTATGAATCTGTTCCGTATATTGCCGTTTTGCTCAAGGATAAAGACGTGTCCATCAGGAAACGGGTGATTTCTTTTTTTGAACAAGCGGCCTTTGAATTACCAG
Encoded here:
- a CDS encoding zinc-ribbon domain containing protein, with the translated sequence MELADKTLKCGLCGNDFVFTADEQKFFQEKGFQNEPKRCLACRKVKRQERRRSFGGREGKFTKTEVTCATCGKTTEVPFKPVQNRPVYCNECFAKMKAEGTGNQ
- the rpsU gene encoding 30S ribosomal protein S21; the protein is MAGIRVKVEGSIDRALRQFKKKCIDSGLLMELKRRAYYEKPSEERRRLQKKKERTIKGPKLFLKNKFSFDRPKSFSR
- a CDS encoding DUF362 domain-containing protein codes for the protein MRSIVYFVRARENEPRETLAKKTSLLWDKAGFGKLIKKDDFTAIKIHFGEEGGKGYIKPYFVKPVTEAIKGKKGKPFLTDTSTLYAGRRNNAVDHFQMAYEHGFTPENTGCPIIMADGLKGEHQVSVKAKSLFLTYVHLAGLVPFLDVIIGMGHPTGHLLTGYGGALKNLGMGFASRGGKLAQHSGMQPQTITEKCSGCGTCAGWCPSDAILMKNDKMKIDSAKCVGCGECFSVCPEGAIKISWDESSINVQKKMVDYVAEILKGKKSGFMNAALYITKQCDCMGANTGEPMAKDLGLLASLDPIAIDQATIDLVNKDAGEDVFKKHWPNLDYNVQLEYGEGKGVGSRAYEIKEL
- a CDS encoding NTP transferase domain-containing protein: MKGIILAGGLGTRLYPLTKVTNKHLLPVYKQPMIYYPIKTLVEAGIKDIMIVTGGNNAGDFLKLLENGKEFGLKGLNYAYQKGEGGIAAALALAEHFADCGKIVVILGDNLIESSIKPFVTSFKHQKKGARIILKEVPDPQRFGVPVFKNKKIIKIEEKPKSPKSNYAVIGIYMYDERVFDIVKTLKPSGRGELEISDVNNAYLKRGELRYDILDGWWTDAGTFDSLIRASNLVAKNAGG
- a CDS encoding YjbQ family protein produces the protein METISVKSRARTEMIDITGEIQKALAKTKIKNGLAHVYIPHTTAGVTINENADPSVREDIINTLNRLIPESGNYRHSEGNSDAHVKSSLTGTSQFIPVEEGRLALGTWQGIFFCEFDGPRSRNVYINILER
- a CDS encoding thiazole synthase, whose protein sequence is MKHNILKIGKYEFKNRLFVGTGKYATFKLMAEALEASGTECVTVAVRRVNLNDKSKESLLDYIDKKKYVILPNTAGCYTVDEAVRTARLGREVGLSDMVKLEVIGDQQTLYPDLSGLIEATKILVKEGFTVLPYSSDDLITALRLEDAGASCVMPLGAPIGSGLGIVNPHNIRIIINRLKVPVIVDAGVGTASDVAVAMELGADGVLLNTGIALAKDPVRMARAMKLACEAGHLAYSAGRIEKKYLTASASSPTEGEIE
- the miaA gene encoding tRNA (adenosine(37)-N6)-dimethylallyltransferase MiaA — encoded protein: MKKNRLFCILAPTASGKKEITQVIADKINSEQRAPSTRICGDAPTYVGAEIVSLDSMKIYRGMDIGTAKPTQLEIKKYHYHLVDIVSPQDSYDTARFLMDCQGAIKDIRKKDKQPILVVGTPLYLQCLLYGIFEGPPADKAIRLKLEEEANNKGLTFLYECLKKVDPKRVKSVHENDRKRIVRALEVYEITGKPMSSFQTHWAPGQDKKEQYPAILVGLRWEKQTLLKRIDQRVDKMFKDGLIEEVKELWTKKMLGEQSIQGIAYQEVVQHLKGEISLEETKELTKKRTHALAKKQMTWFRSFKDVEWIDISEGVDKGEIVDRVIKYFLC